ACCATGACGCAGGCCGATTTCGCCCGGATCCAGGCCGCCCAGTTGAAGATCGGCAGTTACAAGATCGTCGGTGTGTACGTCAACAACTCCAACGGGCGGGTCACCGGGACCTCGACAGTCGAAATGGTCCAGGAGGCCACGGGTGCACAGATGACGCAGACCATGGTGCTGGTCAAGGAGGACGGTGAGTGGCGCGTCTGCCAGTGAGCGACGACCCGGCGAGTCGGTGGTCGGGGCTCAGGCCGGGGCGAGTTCCGGCACGCCGTAGTGCTGGTCGAGGACCTGCATGGCTGCGCCCGCGGCGATGACGTCGGCGCCGAGGCTGGACAGGGTCACCTTCGTGGTGAGCCAGTCCGCGCGTCGCGCGTCGGCCTGGACGGCCTCGGTGACCGCCGCGAGATAGGTCCGCGAATGCCGTAGGAGATCCGCGCCCGCCAACACCACGTGGGCGAGGTCGAGTGTCTGGAGCAGGTTGACCACGCCCACCGCCACGACGCGGGCGGCCCGGTCGATGTCTCCGGCATGGGCCGCCTGGTTGTGCACGATCTCCAGGCACCCGTGGCGACCGCAGACGCAGCGAGGTCCGTTCAGGTCGACGACCGTGTGGCCGAATTCGCCCGCGTTGGTGTGCGCGCCCCGGTGGGCCGTGCCGCCCAGCCAGAATCCGCCCCCGATGCCGGACTCGATCATGATGAGTGCCGCGTCGCCGAACGTGGCACCGTGGCGCCAGGCCTCGGCCGTGATCCCGGCCGTGACGTCCTTGTCGAGGTGGACGGGCAGGCCGAGGTGTTTCTCGGCGATCTCGCGCAGCGGTACGTCGTGCCAGTGCCGCAGGCCGTGGGCGTCACGGACCAGGCCGTTGGCGTGGTCCAGCGGGCCGATCATGCCGATGCCCACTCCGGTGAGCCGGCCCCGGACGTCGCTGCTGCCGGTCATCGCGTCGATGCCGGTCGTCAGGGCGTCGAGAAGCTGTTCCGGGGTGAAGTCGCCGGGCAGTGGGCTGACCGTCGAGTGGTGCACGGTGCCGGCCAGGTCGACCAGGACCAGCCGCAGGGTGCGCCGGGCCACGTGCGCGCCGATCGCGTACCGGCTGTCGGGGACGAGTTCGTAGACGACCGCGGGCTTGCCGATGCCCGTGCGGCGCACACCGGCGGGACGGATCAGGCCGTCGGCGCTCAGGCGGGCGATGACCTTGGAGACCGCCTGCGGTGTCAGCCCGGTGGCCTCGACAACGGTCGACCGCTCGAACGTTCGCACGGTGCGCCCCAGTGCCATGACCCGTGCCTGGTTGTAGCCGCGCAGGAACCTCACGTCGGCAGTGATGCGGGTCATCTCACCAGCCTATTACGCAACGCTGTTGCTAAATTTTTTCGGTGATCGAGTTGAGCAGAGGTCGACGGGTGGCGGCGTTGGTCGCGCTGGCACTGGGTGGCGTCGCGATCGGCCTGACCGAGTTCGCGGCGATGGGCCTGCTGCCCGACATCGCGCGCGGCCTGCTCCCGCAGGAGTACGCCCGGTCGTCCTCGGACGCGGTCGCCCGAGCGGGATGGACGATCACCGCGTACGCCCTCGGCGTGGTCGTGGGCGCGCCCCTGATCGCCGCGCTGAGCGCCCGCCTGCCCCGCAAGAAGCTCGTGCTCGGTTTGCTCGCGCTCTTCGCCGTCGGCACTGTCGCCTCCGCGATCGCACCCACCTTCGACCTGGTGCTGGTGGCCCGGTTCGCGGCGGCGTTGCCGCACGGGGCGTACTTCGGGGCGGCCGGTCTGCTCGCGGCGACCCTGATGGGCCCCGGCAACGAGGCCCGTGGCTTCGCCACAGTGCTCAGCGGCCTGACCGTGAGCAACGTGGTCGGCGTACCCCTCATCACCCGGCTCGGGCAGGCGGCCGACTGGCGCGTCGCGTACCTGGTCATCGCCGGTGTCTTCGTGCTCACGCTGCTGGCGGTGCTGGCGGTCGTGCCGGAGGTCGCCGCGACGGTCGACGGCTCGCCGGCGGCCGAGCTGAGGTCGCTACGGTCCTCGCAGGTCTGGCTGGTCGCGGCGACGGGGGCGGTCGGGTTTGCCGGGTTCTTCGCGGTCAACACCTACATCGCGCCGGTCACCACCGACGTGGCCGGCCTCTCGGCCGCGACGGTGCCGTGGGCTCTGGTCGCGGTGGGGCTCGGCATGACCGTGGGCAATGCCCTGGGTGGCTGGTTCGCCGACCGTGACCTGCAACGGAGCATGGTCATCGGCTTCGTCGCGATGACCGTGAGCATCGCCGCGTTCAGCCTCGTCGCGTCGACTCGCGTCGGCCTGTTCGTCGGCGCGTTCCTGGTTGGCGCGACAAGCCTCTATCTCGGGCCGGTCCTCCAGGCGCGCCTGATCACGGTCGCCCCCCGAGCGCAGATGATGGGCGCGGCGCTCAACCAGTCCGCCATGAACATCGCGAACAGTCTGGGCGCGGCCCTGGGCAGCGTCGCCATCGCCGCCGGGCTCGGTTACCTCGCGCCGGCCCGGGTGGGCGTCGTCCTGGCGATCGTCGGGCTGGCCCTGGGGATGGTCAGTTTCGCCGTCGGACGCCGTACGCGTGAGCGGGTCCCGGCCACCGTCGGGAGCTGACGTGGCCGGGCCGCCCGCGGCCGGGGTCAGAAGTCGTCGACGCTGACCGTCACGCGATGGGCACTCGATCTCCAGTTCGGCAGGTTGATCACGTCGTACCCGCCGCCGCGTTGACCCACTGTGATCCGCACCAGGCCGAGGTGCGCCGGCGTCGACGGGATGAACAGGTCGACGCCGGTGATGAAGGTCTGGCTGAAGAACTCCGGCAGGGGAGCGGTCAGATCGGTCACGCCGTCGCTGTCGTCGTCGAACGCGAAGATGGCGATCGTCCGCTTGACCCGCGGCGTGTTCGCCGCGTTCAGGACATCCCGGCCGTTGATCCAGAGGTTGTCACCGGCGTCGCCCTGGTCGCCCCACCACTCCTTCTGGCGTTGGATCGTCAGCGCGGTGTGCCGGTCGCTGGTGTCCACCAGCGCGCCGAGCCCTTCGCCGGGAACGCTGGTCGCCAGGCGGACGAACGAGTCCGAGCGGAGGAACGGCTGGGCGTAGAAGTGGTGCGTCGGCGCGCCGGCGCGCACGATCGCGAACTCGTAGCGGGCCGTGGCGAGCACCGGGACGGGACCGAACGCGCCGTCGCCACTCAGGGGCAGCCGATGAGTGGGCCGGTCCGACAAGCGACCGCCGGTCAGCGAGTTGACCGGGTAGACCTCCAGGGTGGCGTCGGTGACGCCGACGTTGCTCGGGAAGAGCACCGCGCGACCGGAGACCTGGGCCGTGCCGAAGAGTTGCGGCACGATCCGCGTCGTGTGTGGCGCGCGACCCTGAAGGAAGCGGAAGATCTCGCCGAACGACTCCGCCGACGACACGGTCTGCGTGTGGGACTGGTCCGGGAGGTGCACGTTCGTCGCGCCGACGATGGCGCGGGCCGGATCGCCCTCACCCCAGATCGCGAGCGTGGGCACACCGCCCGGCGGGGACGTCGCGGTGCGCCCGTCCAGGTTGACGTAGTGCGCGACCCGGGCGGCACGCGCCGGTGAGCTGGTGAGGTAAGCCTGCAGGACGAAGGTGCCCAGGGAGTGCGCGAGCAGGTCGACCCGGTCCACGCCGGTCGTCGCCAGCAGGCGGGAGATCCGCGCGTCGAGCCCCGCGTACACCTGGGGGAGGATCGTGGCGATGTTCGGCGAGTCGTACTCGTGGGCCTCGATGATGTCGATCGGGTAGCCGTTGCTGGCGAGTCGTTTGGCCTGGGTCTGGAACTGCGAGGCCGACCCGGCGCTGCCGTGCACGAAGATCACTGGGCGGTACGTCGG
This portion of the Micromonospora zamorensis genome encodes:
- a CDS encoding ROK family transcriptional regulator: MTRITADVRFLRGYNQARVMALGRTVRTFERSTVVEATGLTPQAVSKVIARLSADGLIRPAGVRRTGIGKPAVVYELVPDSRYAIGAHVARRTLRLVLVDLAGTVHHSTVSPLPGDFTPEQLLDALTTGIDAMTGSSDVRGRLTGVGIGMIGPLDHANGLVRDAHGLRHWHDVPLREIAEKHLGLPVHLDKDVTAGITAEAWRHGATFGDAALIMIESGIGGGFWLGGTAHRGAHTNAGEFGHTVVDLNGPRCVCGRHGCLEIVHNQAAHAGDIDRAARVVAVGVVNLLQTLDLAHVVLAGADLLRHSRTYLAAVTEAVQADARRADWLTTKVTLSSLGADVIAAGAAMQVLDQHYGVPELAPA
- a CDS encoding alpha/beta hydrolase, producing MHTFRRRLLCVLAGGALAVGLSVAPVPLAAADAAATPTYRPVIFVHGSAGSASQFQTQAKRLASNGYPIDIIEAHEYDSPNIATILPQVYAGLDARISRLLATTGVDRVDLLAHSLGTFVLQAYLTSSPARAARVAHYVNLDGRTATSPPGGVPTLAIWGEGDPARAIVGATNVHLPDQSHTQTVSSAESFGEIFRFLQGRAPHTTRIVPQLFGTAQVSGRAVLFPSNVGVTDATLEVYPVNSLTGGRLSDRPTHRLPLSGDGAFGPVPVLATARYEFAIVRAGAPTHHFYAQPFLRSDSFVRLATSVPGEGLGALVDTSDRHTALTIQRQKEWWGDQGDAGDNLWINGRDVLNAANTPRVKRTIAIFAFDDDSDGVTDLTAPLPEFFSQTFITGVDLFIPSTPAHLGLVRITVGQRGGGYDVINLPNWRSSAHRVTVSVDDF
- a CDS encoding MFS transporter, translated to MIELSRGRRVAALVALALGGVAIGLTEFAAMGLLPDIARGLLPQEYARSSSDAVARAGWTITAYALGVVVGAPLIAALSARLPRKKLVLGLLALFAVGTVASAIAPTFDLVLVARFAAALPHGAYFGAAGLLAATLMGPGNEARGFATVLSGLTVSNVVGVPLITRLGQAADWRVAYLVIAGVFVLTLLAVLAVVPEVAATVDGSPAAELRSLRSSQVWLVAATGAVGFAGFFAVNTYIAPVTTDVAGLSAATVPWALVAVGLGMTVGNALGGWFADRDLQRSMVIGFVAMTVSIAAFSLVASTRVGLFVGAFLVGATSLYLGPVLQARLITVAPRAQMMGAALNQSAMNIANSLGAALGSVAIAAGLGYLAPARVGVVLAIVGLALGMVSFAVGRRTRERVPATVGS